The DNA window GCCGTCGGGGACGCCGGACTCGGCACCAAGTAACCCGGCACCAAGCAACCGCCCTTCCCGCAACGGAACGCCCTCAGGAGGTGAGGCTCATGGCCACCACACTCGACGTCAAGCAGGCCGCCGCGCCCGTAGAAACGGTGCCGTACGCCGCACGGATCGACCACGTGTCGAAGTCGTTCGGCCGGCCCGGCGCGCAGCAGCTCGTACTGGACGACATCAGCATCGATGTGGCACCGGGTGAGTTCGTGACCCTGCTGGGGGCTTCCGGCTGCGGCAAGTCGACGCTGCTCAACCTGGTCGCCGGGCTCGACCGGCCGTCCGCGGGCGCGATCGACGTGCCCGGCGGGCGGCCCGCCCTGATGTTCCAGGAGCACGCCCTGTTCCCCTGGCTGACCGCCGGCAAGAACATCGAACTCGCCCTCAAGATGCGGGGCATGCCCAAGGCCGACCGTCACGACGAGGCTGAGCGGCTGCTCCAGCTCGTACGGCTGAACGGGGCGTACGGGAAGCGGGTGCACGAGCTGTCGGGCGGTATGCGCCAGCGCGTCGCCCTGGCGCGTGCGCTCGCGCAGGACAGCAACCTGCTGCTGATGGACGAGCCGTTCGCGGCCCTGGACGCCATCACCCGCGACGTACTGCACGAGGAACTGACCCGGATCTGGTCCGAGACCAGCGTCTCGGTCCTCTTCGTCACCCACAACGTCCGCGAGGCCGTCCGCCTCGCCGAGCGCGTGGTGCTGCTGTCGTCCCGTCCGGGACGCATCGCGCGCGAGTGGAAGGTCGGCATCCCGCAGCCGCGCCGGATCGAGGATTCCGCGGTCGCCGACCTGTCCGTAGAGATCACTGAACAGCTGCGGGGGGAGATCCGCCGACATGGCCAGCACTGATACCAGCCCGAAGAACGACCTCGCCGGTCTCGAAGCCGGCCTGGACGCACTGGAGACCACGCACTCCGCCGAACGGGTCGGCCTCGGCCGGGTCCTGCTGTCCAAGGTGGTGCCGCCGCTGGTGGCCATCGCCCTGGTCCTCACGCTGTGGCAGCTCGCCGCGGCGTCGGACCTCAAGCCGGACTACGTCCTGCCCGGCCCGGTCGACGTGTGGAACTCCATCGAGCAGATGTGGCTCGAAGGCACGCTGCTCGGCTACATCTGGACGAGCGTCTCGCGCGGCGCCCTCGGCTTCGCCGTATCGGTGGCCATCGGCACGCCGCTGGGCCTGCTGGTGGCACGGGTGAAGGTCGTGCGGGCGGCGATCGGGCCGATCCTGTCCGGCCTCCAGTCGCTGCCCTCCGTGGCCTGGGTGCCCGCCGCCATCATCTGGTTCGGGCTGACCGACGCGACGATCTACGCGGTGGTGCTGCTCGGCGCCGTACCGTCGATCGCGAACGGCCTCGTCGCCGGCGTGGACCAGATCCCGCCGCTGTACCTGCGGGCCGGCCGCACCATCGGGGCCACCGGGATCAACGGCATCCGGCACGTCCTGCTGCCCGCGGCGCTGCCGGGCTACCTGGCGGGGCTCAAGCAGGGGTGGGCGTTCTCGTGGCGCTCGCTGATGGCCGCCGAACTGATCGCCAACTCGCCGGACCTCGGCACGGGTCTGGGACAGCTGATGGAGAACTTCCGCACCTACAGCGACATGTCGGGTGTGCTGGCCACCATCATCCTGATCCTGGTCGTCGGTATCGGCATCGACCTGCTGTTCTTCTCCCCGCTGGAGCGCCGCGTGCTGCGCAGCCGTGGCCTGCTGACCAAGGGCTGATCACCATGTTCCGTCGTCCGGTCCTCCTCGTCATAGCCCACGGCAGCCGCGATCCGCGGCACGCCGCGACCGTGCACGCGCTGGTGGCGCGCGTACGGGCGCGGCGGCCGGGGCTGCGCGTGGAGACGGGCTTCCTGGACTTCAACGCCCCGGCGGTGCCGCAGGTGCTGGAGCGGCTGGCCGGGGAGGGCGTACAGGACGTGGTGGCCCTCCCGCTGCTGCTGACCCGCGCGTTCCACGCGAAGGCCGACATCCCCGCCGTACTCCACGAGGCGTCGGCGCGGCTGCCGAGGCTGCGGGTCCACCAGGCGGAGGTGCTCGGCCCGTCGCCGCTGCTGCTCACCGCGCTGGAGCGGCGGCTGTACGAAGCCGGGCTGACGCCCGGTGACAAGAGCTCGACCGGGGTCGTACTGGCCTCGGCGGGCTCCTCGGACCCGGAGGCGATCGCAGTGATCGCTGAAATCGCGCGGGAGCTGCGGCACACCGGTTGGTGCGCCGTGCGGCCTGCGTTCGCCTCCGCATCTCTGCCGCGTACGCAGGACGCGGTCCGGGACGTGCGGCGTGTCGGCGGAGTACGGCGGGTCGCCGTGGCCCCGTACGTCATAGCCCCCGGCTTCCTGCCGGACCGGATCGCGCGCGGGGCGCGGGAGTCGGGCGCGGAGGTACTGGGCGAGGTCCTGGGCGCGTCCCCGGAACTGGCCGAACTCCTCCTCGCCCGCTACGACGAGGCGCGGGTTCCGGTGCGGCTGGCGGCGGTCAGCGCGTAGGCGCCTGCCCGGCGTTCCACTCGGCCCCTTCCCGCACCGGTGTCACGGCGGGAAGGACGCGCGAAGAGGCGTACGGGGAAAGGTTCAGCGCGCGTCGACCATGGCCGCCAGTTCGGCGACCGGCAGCGAGCCCGCCGGCCTGCGCTCCCGTGCGAACGTGTTCGCGACGCGCTGCAAGGCGTCGTTCACGGGAGTGGGGACGCCATGCAGCCGGCCCAGCAGAGCGATCTCCCCGTTCAGATAGTCCGCTTCGATCGTGCCCGTCCCCCGGCTGAGGCTCTGCCAGGACGATCCGCCCCCGCGCTCCGCCCCGTCGAGGGGTGCGAGGGTGATCCGGCCGTCGCGGGCCGCCGCCTGTTCCGCCGGGGACGCCGCCTCGATGCCCGCCGCGGTCAGCGCCGCACGCCCCTCCGCGAGGGCGCGCCCGAGGAGCGACTTCGCCTCGTCGCCGTCGATGACTCCCGAGACCGCCTCGATGGCGTTGGCCAGGTTGCTGAGCAGTTTGGCGTACTTCCACCGCATCACGTCCGGCGCCACCGGAGCCAGGAACCGTGACTTCTCCAGGTCGGCGGCGATGGCCCGGGCCGTGTCGTCGGCGCCCGACGGGTACTGGCCGACGTGCAGCATCCCGGACACGGGTGTGGCGGCGGCGGACACGGCGCCCGGCTCCGTGTGGGTCGCGGGCAGCCAGACGCACATGGCGTAGACGCGCCGGAAGCGGCGCAGCGCGAGGCGTTCGCTCTCGACACCGTTCTGCGCGCAGACCAGTGGCAGCAGCTCTCCCGCCGTACCGCCTCCGGCGACCGGCCGGGCGCTCCACAGGTCGAGGGCCGCCGTGCTGTCCTGGGTCTTGACGGAGAGGATCAGTACGTCGTCGGGGCGCAGCGGCCCGTCGAGCTCGTCCGGGCTCTGGATCACGGGCAGTTGATGCGTACGGGTGCCCTCGGGCGTCGTGAGGCGAAGCCCCCCGGTGCGCAGGGCGTCGTGGTGCGCACCGCGTGCGACGAGTACGACTTCGTGGCCGCCTTCGGCCAGCCGTCCCCCGATGGTGCCGCCGACCGCCCCTGCCCCGATGATGATGTAGCGCATGGTCGTGAGCCTGTCATACCCCGGTGCGGTGTGCAGTGGGCACGGAGTAGCGTCCGTACATGATCTCCGACACCTTCACGATCGGCGGGGACCTTCCCGTACGCCGCCTCGGGTTCGGTACGGCCCAGTTGACCGGGCCCGGTTACTGGGGCCCGCGCGGCGAGCCCGCGGACGCGGTCGCGGTACTGCGGCGTGCGGTCGAGCGCGGCGTCACGCTCATCGACACCGCGGACAACTACGGTCCGGGGCTGGCCGAGGAGCTGGTCGCCGAGGCGCTGCACCCCTTTCCGGACGGGCTCGTCGTCGCGACGAAGGGCGGGGTGGTCCGTACGAGCGCCGACGCCTGGCACATCGCGGGGCGCCCCGAGGACCTGCGGGCGATGTGCGACGCGAGCCTGCGGCGGCTGCGGGCCGAGACCATCGATCTCTATCAGCTGCACCGCCTCGATCCGCGCGTACCCATGGCCGAGCAGCTCGGCACGCTGGACGAGCTGCGCGCGGCGGGCAAGATCCGGCACATCGGGCTCGACTCCGTCACCGCCGGGCAGTTGGAGGAGGCTCTGACGCTGACGGACATCGCGTCCGTACAGAACCGCTTCAACCTGGTGGACCGGTCCGCCGAGGACGTACTCGGTCTGTGCGAGGCGCGGGGGATCGCGTTTCTGCCCTGGTTCCCGCTGGCCAACGGCGAGCTGCGGGGGCGGCACCAACTCGCGCTGGCCTGGCTGCTGCACCGTTCGCCGGTGCTGTGCCCGACGCCGGGTACGGGGTCGCTCGTCCACCTGGAGGAGAACCTGGGCGCGGCGGCGCTGCGGCTGAGCGCACAGGAGATGGCGACGCTGTGAGCGGCGGCCCGGCCCCGGTCGCGACGGTCCGCCCCTGACGCGGACGCCACCGGGTCGCCGCCGGACACCGCCGGGGAACGGCTCCGGGCCGGGCACGGGGCTCAGGCAGGGGACGGCGGGCTGTCCGGGGGCACCTGGTGGGACCTGGTGCGGTGACGGCTGCGGAATTCCGCCAGCATCTCTTCGGTGGCCTCGGCCCCGGCGCTCACGGCGGCGTGGACTTCGCGGAAGTAGTTCTCGTAGCCGGCCGGGGTGTAGAGGCACAGGGCGCGTGCGGGGGCCGGGCCCGCGTTGCGGAAGCCGTGCGGCGTACCGCGGGTGGCGGCGAGCAGGTGCCCGGGACCGGCCGTCACCTCGCCGTCCCCGGTGTGCAGGGTCAGTTGGCCTTCCAGGACGTAGAAGTACTCGTCGTGTCCGTCGTGCACGTGCGGCCTGGCACCGATGGTGCCCGGGGCGAGAGTGAACTCCTCGAAGGCGAAGTGTCCGCCCGTGTGTTCACCGGTGAGCCGGAAGAAATGCGCGACACCGGCGACGTTGAGGAGTTCACCGTCCTGCGGGCGGCGCAGCAACGGACGTGCGGGGGTGTGGGGCTGATGATCGGTCATGGGCGCATTGTGGCGCAGAGCTGTCGAGCCGCT is part of the Streptomyces agglomeratus genome and encodes:
- a CDS encoding ABC transporter ATP-binding protein, which encodes MATTLDVKQAAAPVETVPYAARIDHVSKSFGRPGAQQLVLDDISIDVAPGEFVTLLGASGCGKSTLLNLVAGLDRPSAGAIDVPGGRPALMFQEHALFPWLTAGKNIELALKMRGMPKADRHDEAERLLQLVRLNGAYGKRVHELSGGMRQRVALARALAQDSNLLLMDEPFAALDAITRDVLHEELTRIWSETSVSVLFVTHNVREAVRLAERVVLLSSRPGRIAREWKVGIPQPRRIEDSAVADLSVEITEQLRGEIRRHGQH
- a CDS encoding ABC transporter permease yields the protein MASTDTSPKNDLAGLEAGLDALETTHSAERVGLGRVLLSKVVPPLVAIALVLTLWQLAAASDLKPDYVLPGPVDVWNSIEQMWLEGTLLGYIWTSVSRGALGFAVSVAIGTPLGLLVARVKVVRAAIGPILSGLQSLPSVAWVPAAIIWFGLTDATIYAVVLLGAVPSIANGLVAGVDQIPPLYLRAGRTIGATGINGIRHVLLPAALPGYLAGLKQGWAFSWRSLMAAELIANSPDLGTGLGQLMENFRTYSDMSGVLATIILILVVGIGIDLLFFSPLERRVLRSRGLLTKG
- a CDS encoding sirohydrochlorin chelatase, which encodes MFRRPVLLVIAHGSRDPRHAATVHALVARVRARRPGLRVETGFLDFNAPAVPQVLERLAGEGVQDVVALPLLLTRAFHAKADIPAVLHEASARLPRLRVHQAEVLGPSPLLLTALERRLYEAGLTPGDKSSTGVVLASAGSSDPEAIAVIAEIARELRHTGWCAVRPAFASASLPRTQDAVRDVRRVGGVRRVAVAPYVIAPGFLPDRIARGARESGAEVLGEVLGASPELAELLLARYDEARVPVRLAAVSA
- a CDS encoding ketopantoate reductase family protein, which encodes MRYIIIGAGAVGGTIGGRLAEGGHEVVLVARGAHHDALRTGGLRLTTPEGTRTHQLPVIQSPDELDGPLRPDDVLILSVKTQDSTAALDLWSARPVAGGGTAGELLPLVCAQNGVESERLALRRFRRVYAMCVWLPATHTEPGAVSAAATPVSGMLHVGQYPSGADDTARAIAADLEKSRFLAPVAPDVMRWKYAKLLSNLANAIEAVSGVIDGDEAKSLLGRALAEGRAALTAAGIEAASPAEQAAARDGRITLAPLDGAERGGGSSWQSLSRGTGTIEADYLNGEIALLGRLHGVPTPVNDALQRVANTFARERRPAGSLPVAELAAMVDAR
- a CDS encoding aldo/keto reductase, whose amino-acid sequence is MISDTFTIGGDLPVRRLGFGTAQLTGPGYWGPRGEPADAVAVLRRAVERGVTLIDTADNYGPGLAEELVAEALHPFPDGLVVATKGGVVRTSADAWHIAGRPEDLRAMCDASLRRLRAETIDLYQLHRLDPRVPMAEQLGTLDELRAAGKIRHIGLDSVTAGQLEEALTLTDIASVQNRFNLVDRSAEDVLGLCEARGIAFLPWFPLANGELRGRHQLALAWLLHRSPVLCPTPGTGSLVHLEENLGAAALRLSAQEMATL
- a CDS encoding cupin domain-containing protein gives rise to the protein MTDHQPHTPARPLLRRPQDGELLNVAGVAHFFRLTGEHTGGHFAFEEFTLAPGTIGARPHVHDGHDEYFYVLEGQLTLHTGDGEVTAGPGHLLAATRGTPHGFRNAGPAPARALCLYTPAGYENYFREVHAAVSAGAEATEEMLAEFRSRHRTRSHQVPPDSPPSPA